A window of the Petrotoga sp. 9PWA.NaAc.5.4 genome harbors these coding sequences:
- a CDS encoding ATPase, T2SS/T4P/T4SS family, with amino-acid sequence MSNKKFNLYDLYKKNNEFLVEEDILSKFFEKYNNKNITDFHFEPLEDNVLVKIRYCGSLINLNPIDFYEYEILLNKLLINCGFDIIKDFENIDGSFTYKRENFRVSFVKSARGISCVLRKLRNISEIEVELGSEIEKKTVDLMKEKSKVLIFSGPTGSGKTTTMHYIVNKFKGQRKVHSIEDPIEYINPEIIQIVCHDENERLDILKYILRQDPELIVVGEVREKNFAKLLFESSVTGHLVFSSLHTKNVFLVLQRLKMFDIDVKNLSDSLDFLTNQRLISKNCNLCKGAGCDNCFYTGKDGFITVFEGLIVSENLKKDIAQNKSVNYIKEKYKFSEFYIDPNLKLLEALNSKIINEEEYLGNLSSFE; translated from the coding sequence ATGAGTAATAAAAAGTTTAATTTGTACGATCTATACAAAAAAAATAATGAATTTTTAGTTGAAGAGGATATTTTAAGTAAATTTTTTGAAAAGTATAATAATAAAAATATAACAGATTTTCATTTTGAACCTCTTGAAGATAATGTATTGGTAAAAATAAGATATTGTGGTAGTTTAATAAATTTGAATCCTATTGATTTTTATGAATACGAAATCTTACTCAACAAATTACTTATTAATTGTGGCTTTGATATAATAAAAGATTTTGAAAATATAGACGGCTCTTTTACTTATAAAAGGGAAAATTTTCGTGTCTCTTTTGTTAAATCCGCAAGAGGTATAAGTTGCGTTTTAAGAAAACTTCGAAATATATCAGAGATAGAAGTTGAATTGGGTTCTGAAATAGAGAAAAAAACAGTTGATTTAATGAAAGAGAAGTCAAAAGTACTCATTTTTTCTGGCCCTACTGGTTCTGGAAAAACAACAACTATGCATTACATTGTAAACAAATTTAAAGGTCAAAGAAAAGTCCATAGTATAGAAGATCCGATAGAGTATATAAATCCAGAAATAATACAAATTGTTTGTCACGATGAAAATGAAAGATTAGACATATTGAAATATATATTGAGACAGGATCCTGAATTAATAGTAGTAGGAGAAGTTAGAGAAAAAAATTTTGCAAAATTATTGTTTGAATCTTCTGTAACTGGTCATTTAGTATTTTCTTCTTTACATACAAAAAACGTATTTTTAGTACTTCAAAGGCTTAAAATGTTTGATATAGATGTTAAAAATCTTTCAGATAGTCTTGATTTTTTAACTAATCAAAGATTGATATCAAAAAATTGTAATCTATGTAAAGGTGCAGGATGTGATAACTGTTTCTATACAGGTAAAGATGGTTTTATTACAGTATTTGAAGGATTAATCGTATCAGAAAACTTAAAAAAAGATATAGCACAAAATAAAAGTGTCAACTATATCAAAGAAAAGTACAAGTTTTCGGAATTTTATATTGATCCTAACCTTAAGCTTTTAGAAGCTCTTAATAGTAAGATAAT
- the ftsZ gene encoding cell division protein FtsZ produces MPFEIEDIGKQKKLFTRKTTYKIKVIGLGGAGNNAIQRMVKKGIDGVELIAANTDVQVLENNDAPIKIQLGKELTRGLGAGGDPEIGKRSALESEEEIKEILKDTDLLFVTAGLGGGTGTGALPVISDLATKMGILTVAIVTMPFHFEGSTKERIALKGFQETKRYVDSLIKISNDKLIDNDEDIPIDKAFEKADEILLQAITGISDLITKPGMVNLDFADVASVLRIKGSAMLGIGIAKGEKRAEEAIKNALNSKILEDPVRNATAALVNIAGKNPTTQDVKIINEILRSYAIDDAKLKMGITIADLPPEMIKVTVIASGYDKLPGEENYLDLYEQPALYRQFGKGVVSEEISRLNKYLQEHIQETSEEEIQ; encoded by the coding sequence ATGCCGTTTGAAATTGAGGATATTGGTAAACAAAAAAAACTGTTCACTCGTAAAACTACTTATAAAATAAAAGTCATCGGTTTAGGTGGAGCAGGGAACAATGCTATCCAACGTATGGTGAAAAAAGGGATAGATGGAGTAGAATTGATAGCAGCTAATACAGACGTTCAAGTATTGGAAAATAATGATGCCCCAATAAAAATTCAATTAGGCAAAGAACTTACAAGAGGACTTGGAGCAGGAGGAGATCCAGAAATTGGAAAAAGATCAGCTTTAGAAAGTGAAGAAGAAATAAAAGAAATTTTGAAAGATACTGATCTTTTATTCGTGACAGCAGGATTAGGAGGAGGAACAGGTACAGGAGCTTTACCTGTCATATCTGACTTAGCAACTAAAATGGGGATTTTGACAGTAGCAATAGTAACCATGCCTTTTCATTTTGAAGGATCTACCAAAGAAAGAATTGCTTTGAAAGGTTTTCAGGAAACTAAAAGATATGTGGACAGCTTAATAAAAATTTCTAACGATAAACTCATAGACAACGATGAAGATATACCTATCGATAAAGCTTTTGAAAAAGCTGATGAGATATTGCTTCAGGCCATAACTGGCATTTCAGATCTTATTACTAAACCTGGGATGGTAAACTTAGATTTCGCCGATGTCGCATCTGTATTAAGAATAAAGGGTTCAGCTATGTTGGGTATAGGAATAGCTAAAGGTGAAAAAAGAGCAGAAGAAGCCATTAAAAATGCTCTAAACAGTAAAATTTTAGAAGATCCTGTAAGAAATGCTACAGCTGCTCTTGTGAACATTGCTGGTAAAAACCCAACTACACAAGATGTCAAGATTATAAATGAGATACTCCGGTCCTATGCAATCGACGATGCAAAACTTAAAATGGGTATAACCATTGCTGATTTACCTCCTGAAATGATAAAGGTAACTGTTATAGCATCAGGATATGATAAATTACCTGGAGAAGAAAATTATTTAGACCTCTATGAACAACCCGCACTTTATAGGCAGTTTGGAAAAGGCGTTGTTTCTGAAGAAATATCTAGGTTAAACAAATATTTGCAAGAACATATTCAAGAAACTTCAGAAGAAGAAATTCAATAA
- a CDS encoding cell division protein FtsA, whose amino-acid sequence MTKSYLIGLDIGSFFIKGVLFEVGEDEKIRPISFAKLPVEGIINGEIQDVESLRRTIFYIIDKLKEDLQKKFKNPEIVVGYSTNSLSITQENFTVEFSQKTEIREKELYNIKRNITKKYIEEGKIILDVSFVKFIIDDKTVKNPVSFFAERTLTTSLNIVWVDGNAFSLLINVLKDIVPTSQIPVYDSTLSTSYLVTTANDRSIGITVIDLGYNSCRLIIFKDGIPKLFYSFPYGIKYVLKDISNVLKVSEKEAHRLLSEEGACLRDTKIVKKVDFQLLTGTGYSYVPLSLLNKIIFARVREIISRLNGELSKIGYEKTFEVGALQGGIVLTGGGSKIRNIEQTVKELMGENFRKGSFVSTDSFQDVPDELKKDPEYLPVFGIIDKYRLDLLEESSTEKIKEQQYVESPKKSKDEPRGKIFKTFIKKITGGDEDAV is encoded by the coding sequence ATGACGAAAAGTTATTTAATAGGTTTAGATATAGGCAGCTTTTTTATAAAAGGTGTGTTATTCGAAGTCGGAGAAGATGAAAAGATAAGGCCAATTTCTTTTGCAAAATTACCTGTTGAAGGAATAATAAATGGAGAAATTCAAGATGTAGAATCATTACGAAGAACTATTTTTTATATAATCGATAAATTAAAAGAAGATCTACAAAAGAAATTCAAGAATCCTGAAATAGTTGTTGGATATTCGACAAACTCATTGAGTATAACGCAAGAAAACTTTACCGTTGAATTCAGCCAAAAAACAGAAATTAGAGAAAAAGAACTTTATAACATAAAAAGAAACATTACAAAAAAATACATCGAAGAAGGTAAAATAATTTTAGATGTTAGTTTTGTTAAATTTATTATAGACGATAAAACAGTGAAAAATCCTGTTTCTTTTTTTGCTGAGAGAACTCTGACTACTTCTTTAAACATCGTTTGGGTGGATGGAAATGCGTTCTCTTTGTTAATAAATGTTTTAAAAGATATTGTTCCAACTTCACAAATACCGGTCTATGACTCTACTTTATCTACCAGTTATTTAGTCACTACTGCAAACGATAGAAGCATAGGAATAACAGTGATAGATTTAGGGTACAATTCCTGTCGATTAATTATTTTCAAAGACGGGATACCAAAACTGTTTTATTCTTTCCCATACGGCATTAAATATGTTTTGAAAGATATAAGTAATGTTTTAAAAGTTTCTGAAAAAGAAGCGCATAGATTGTTATCAGAAGAAGGAGCTTGTCTCAGAGATACAAAGATAGTAAAAAAAGTAGATTTTCAACTATTGACAGGGACAGGATATTCTTATGTACCGCTTAGTCTTTTAAATAAGATTATTTTTGCACGTGTCAGAGAAATTATCAGCAGATTAAATGGTGAGCTATCTAAAATAGGTTATGAAAAAACTTTTGAAGTTGGAGCTTTACAAGGTGGGATTGTTTTAACTGGTGGTGGTTCAAAAATTAGAAACATTGAACAGACAGTTAAAGAACTTATGGGTGAAAACTTTAGAAAAGGTTCATTTGTTTCTACAGATTCTTTTCAAGATGTACCTGACGAATTAAAAAAGGATCCGGAATATTTGCCTGTATTTGGTATAATTGATAAATATAGACTTGATTTACTAGAAGAAAGCTCTACTGAGAAAATAAAAGAACAACAATATGTAGAGTCCCCGAAAAAGTCGAAAGACGAACCGAGAGGTAAAATATTTAAAACCTTTATTAAGAAAATTACCGGAGGCGATGAAGATGCCGTTTGA
- a CDS encoding type IIA DNA topoisomerase subunit B, with the protein MVEKEYSGEQIKVLKGLEAVRLRPGMYIGSTGKSGLNHMVYEIIDNSIDEHINGFCSEISVIINEDNSIEVEDNGRGIPVDIHPIEKKNTLELVMTSLHAGGKFDKKAYKVSGGLHGVGASVVNALSEYMEVKVYREGKIYYQKYSRGIPETDVIVIGETDKTGTFVKFLPDKEIFDDGDIVVESRLIENRLKEIAFLNPSLTIYFEDKKRNYKETFQYKGGMKEFLDFLLKKRKKESISETIYLYGSYRYNEKDPDIQVEIVLTYTQSEESEIISFVNNIRTIDGGEHESGFKQALTRLANEYARKYGILKEKDENFSGEDVREGLIAIIHVKMANPIFEGQTKGRLGSKAAREATNQITSEKLSLYFDSNVKETKKILERMSFAFKKRMAAKKARENVKRKSIFESSTLPGKLADCTSKNMEESELFIVEGDSAGGNAKQARDRYYQAILPLRGKILNAEKTDLIKLLKNEQITNIFTALGTGIGEEFNISKLRYGKIIIMTDADVDGAHIRTLILTLFYRYMRPLIEEGHVYIAQPPLYRFEVDNNHFYLYSDEELETIKKNYPNKKWRLQRYKGLGEMNPEQLRETTMDRNSRKLIKIKLEDLEMAQEIIEILMGDDPNIRREFIETNANKVKELDV; encoded by the coding sequence ATGGTTGAGAAAGAATATTCTGGGGAACAAATAAAAGTTTTAAAAGGGTTAGAAGCTGTTCGATTAAGACCAGGGATGTACATAGGTTCAACAGGAAAGTCTGGGCTTAATCATATGGTATATGAAATAATCGATAATTCTATAGATGAACATATAAATGGTTTTTGTAGTGAAATTAGCGTTATAATAAACGAAGATAATTCAATAGAAGTTGAAGACAATGGAAGAGGAATACCTGTAGATATACATCCAATTGAGAAAAAAAATACGTTAGAATTGGTGATGACCTCTTTACACGCCGGCGGAAAATTCGACAAAAAAGCTTATAAAGTAAGTGGAGGTCTTCATGGAGTAGGTGCATCGGTAGTTAACGCTTTATCTGAATATATGGAAGTAAAAGTATACAGAGAAGGCAAAATATATTATCAAAAATATTCTCGAGGGATTCCTGAAACAGATGTTATAGTTATAGGTGAAACAGACAAAACAGGTACTTTTGTTAAATTTTTACCCGATAAGGAAATTTTTGATGATGGAGATATTGTTGTAGAATCAAGATTGATAGAAAACAGATTAAAAGAAATAGCTTTTTTGAATCCTTCACTAACAATTTATTTTGAAGATAAAAAAAGAAATTACAAAGAAACATTCCAATATAAAGGTGGAATGAAAGAATTTCTTGATTTCTTACTTAAAAAGCGAAAAAAAGAATCTATTTCAGAAACAATTTATCTTTATGGTTCCTATAGATACAATGAAAAAGATCCTGATATACAAGTAGAAATTGTTTTAACCTATACACAATCAGAAGAAAGTGAAATTATATCTTTTGTAAATAATATAAGAACTATAGATGGAGGAGAACATGAATCAGGATTTAAACAAGCTCTAACTCGATTAGCTAATGAATATGCCAGAAAATATGGAATTTTAAAAGAAAAAGATGAAAATTTTAGTGGAGAAGATGTTAGAGAAGGTTTAATAGCAATTATACATGTAAAAATGGCTAATCCAATTTTTGAGGGTCAAACAAAAGGGAGATTGGGTTCCAAAGCAGCAAGAGAAGCTACCAATCAGATTACTTCAGAAAAATTATCTCTTTATTTTGATTCCAACGTTAAAGAAACGAAAAAAATTTTAGAAAGAATGAGTTTTGCATTTAAAAAAAGAATGGCTGCTAAAAAAGCCAGAGAAAATGTAAAAAGAAAATCAATATTTGAAAGTTCTACATTGCCTGGTAAATTAGCTGATTGTACATCCAAAAATATGGAAGAATCTGAGCTTTTCATTGTTGAAGGAGACTCGGCAGGAGGAAATGCCAAGCAAGCCAGAGATAGGTATTACCAAGCCATATTGCCTTTAAGGGGTAAAATATTAAATGCAGAAAAAACAGATTTAATAAAACTTCTAAAGAACGAACAAATAACAAATATCTTTACTGCCTTAGGTACAGGTATAGGAGAAGAGTTCAACATTTCAAAATTAAGATATGGTAAAATTATAATTATGACCGATGCCGATGTGGATGGAGCCCACATAAGAACCTTGATTTTAACTTTGTTTTACAGATATATGAGGCCTCTTATAGAGGAAGGGCATGTTTATATAGCCCAACCGCCTTTGTATAGGTTCGAAGTTGATAATAATCATTTTTATCTCTACTCCGATGAAGAACTGGAGACGATCAAAAAAAACTATCCAAATAAAAAATGGAGGCTTCAAAGATATAAAGGATTGGGTGAAATGAATCCGGAACAACTTAGAGAAACTACGATGGATAGAAATTCAAGAAAATTAATAAAAATAAAATTAGAGGATTTAGAAATGGCTCAAGAGATAATAGAAATACTTATGGGAGATGATCCTAATATACGTAGAGAGTTCATCGAAACAAACGCTAATAAGGTGAAAGAGTTAGATGTTTAA
- a CDS encoding DciA family protein has translation MEEKFEDILKKLSIKNPIFKKIYILSKLRLEMHQYIPEHLIKDIKIKNYLIKEKKLIISCNNNFVMQEIVFREKEILKKIDILFEPNVVKSISVVS, from the coding sequence TTGGAGGAAAAATTTGAAGATATTTTAAAAAAATTATCGATTAAGAATCCTATTTTTAAAAAAATATACATTCTTTCAAAATTGCGTTTAGAAATGCATCAATATATTCCCGAGCATTTAATAAAAGATATTAAAATAAAAAATTATCTTATAAAAGAAAAAAAATTAATAATTTCATGTAATAATAATTTTGTTATGCAAGAAATAGTATTTAGGGAAAAAGAAATTTTGAAAAAAATCGATATTTTATTTGAACCAAATGTTGTAAAAAGTATCAGCGTAGTTTCGTGA
- a CDS encoding aminotransferase class IV, which produces MFFNGKEWVEFPLVSADDEGFVNGYSIYEVIRTYSKIPYSLNKHYERLKKSADFMGLEIPSLEKIKTVLEQANKIHNYEEYRYRIFVTPFTSKYKTFYCFIEELKEDDDLIEEGVIVNISRERKPSSPIIPYYVKTPLNGSVKYIHKKYDYYYDSIVLNEFGYVTECTFSNIFYVSGGVLITPHLSSGILPGITRRNVIELAEELSMEVEEKTNVEVWELLSADEVFLSHTSRGVVPVRRIFPDFTFTVPGVVTEAILENWKDFIAKNID; this is translated from the coding sequence ATGTTTTTTAATGGAAAAGAATGGGTAGAATTCCCTTTAGTTAGTGCAGATGATGAAGGTTTTGTTAATGGTTATTCTATTTATGAAGTAATCAGAACTTATTCAAAAATACCTTATAGTTTAAATAAACATTATGAAAGGTTAAAGAAGTCTGCTGATTTTATGGGATTAGAAATACCTTCTTTAGAAAAAATAAAAACCGTTTTAGAACAAGCAAATAAAATTCATAATTATGAGGAATATAGGTATAGAATATTTGTCACCCCTTTCACCTCAAAATACAAAACTTTTTATTGCTTTATCGAAGAGTTAAAAGAAGACGACGACTTGATAGAAGAAGGGGTAATTGTCAATATATCTCGAGAAAGGAAGCCTTCTTCACCAATTATTCCTTATTATGTAAAAACACCATTGAATGGATCTGTTAAATATATCCACAAGAAATATGATTATTATTATGATTCTATCGTATTGAACGAATTTGGATATGTTACTGAATGTACGTTTTCAAATATTTTTTATGTAAGCGGCGGAGTATTAATTACTCCACATCTGTCAAGTGGTATTTTACCAGGAATAACCAGAAGAAATGTAATAGAGTTGGCTGAAGAACTTTCTATGGAAGTGGAAGAAAAAACAAATGTTGAAGTATGGGAGTTGTTGTCTGCTGATGAGGTTTTTCTTTCACATACTTCAAGGGGTGTAGTTCCCGTAAGAAGGATCTTTCCAGACTTTACTTTTACTGTACCCGGGGTAGTAACAGAAGCAATTTTAGAAAATTGGAAAGATTTTATTGCAAAAAATATAGATTAA
- the mtaB gene encoding tRNA (N(6)-L-threonylcarbamoyladenosine(37)-C(2))-methylthiotransferase MtaB has product MRQKVSLLTFGCKLNQAETQAIAERLSRNFEINFEEKNGESDIYILNTCAVTKEAERKVRQTIRRLKNLNKDSKIVTIGCFSNANPNELENLGVDLVLGNFEKKNIENFIEKNGVYVDKNFWLDKEKMVIMKPQSAYSNYTRFFLPIEEGCVNGCTFCKIRFLRGIKISSLSQEEVITQIREAIKRGYKEVVLTGINLGYYGFERGESLEDLLNNIGKIFDNKNIRIRLTSLYPENVSNNLSFILNNYSIFEKHVHLSIQHFSDKILKAMGRKYSNEDVSTAINRLRKYDPKFSITCDLIVGFPGEEAEDFQIMLDSVKNLKLLKVHGFRFSPREGTIAAKMENQIPENEKKERLNQLLSVSEKSKYDYLSQLINFEVNVLIESFYKNNFYGYDEYYIFHEITNTSDNLKKGEFVRSKIFSISDRRKGVASNVF; this is encoded by the coding sequence GTGAGGCAAAAAGTATCGCTTTTAACTTTTGGATGTAAGCTGAATCAAGCGGAAACTCAAGCAATAGCTGAAAGATTGTCAAGAAATTTTGAAATTAACTTTGAAGAAAAAAATGGCGAAAGTGATATTTATATATTAAATACTTGTGCTGTAACTAAAGAAGCTGAAAGAAAAGTAAGACAAACTATAAGAAGATTAAAAAATTTAAATAAAGACTCTAAGATAGTAACCATAGGGTGTTTTTCAAATGCCAATCCAAATGAATTAGAAAATCTCGGAGTAGATTTGGTTTTAGGTAACTTCGAAAAGAAAAACATTGAAAATTTTATCGAAAAAAATGGAGTTTATGTAGACAAAAATTTTTGGCTCGATAAAGAGAAAATGGTAATAATGAAACCACAAAGCGCTTACAGTAATTATACGAGATTCTTTCTGCCTATCGAAGAGGGATGTGTTAATGGCTGTACTTTTTGTAAGATTAGGTTTTTAAGGGGTATAAAAATTTCAAGCTTGTCACAAGAAGAGGTTATCACCCAAATTAGAGAAGCGATAAAACGCGGCTATAAAGAAGTAGTTCTGACCGGCATAAATTTAGGTTATTATGGTTTTGAAAGAGGAGAAAGTCTCGAAGATTTATTGAATAATATAGGAAAAATCTTTGATAATAAAAATATAAGAATAAGATTAACATCTTTGTATCCAGAAAATGTATCGAACAATTTGAGTTTTATTTTGAATAACTATTCAATATTCGAAAAGCATGTCCATTTGTCTATTCAACATTTCTCAGACAAAATATTAAAAGCAATGGGAAGAAAATATAGTAACGAGGATGTTTCTACAGCTATAAACCGTTTGAGAAAGTATGATCCTAAATTTTCAATAACTTGTGATTTGATAGTAGGATTTCCAGGAGAAGAAGCAGAAGATTTTCAAATAATGTTAGATTCTGTTAAGAATCTTAAGTTGTTAAAAGTTCATGGATTTAGATTTTCTCCTCGAGAAGGTACAATAGCAGCAAAAATGGAAAATCAGATCCCAGAAAACGAAAAAAAAGAGCGATTAAATCAATTGCTCAGTGTTTCTGAAAAATCTAAGTATGATTATTTAAGTCAGTTAATTAATTTCGAAGTTAACGTGTTAATAGAATCTTTTTATAAAAATAATTTTTACGGTTATGATGAGTACTATATTTTTCATGAAATAACAAATACTTCGGATAATTTAAAAAAAGGAGAATTCGTAAGAAGTAAAATTTTTTCAATATCTGACAGAAGGAAAGGGGTGGCATCAAATGTTTTTTAA